The Topomyia yanbarensis strain Yona2022 chromosome 3, ASM3024719v1, whole genome shotgun sequence nucleotide sequence ATGCCTGCTTATACAGTTGAGAGCGACGGCGTGGTCTTCAAGCCGAGTTTGACATGCATAGATCTAGTGAAGAACGGAGCTAATTGTTTCAATATTTTCCTGCTCCAGCGAGCGAATGTTTTGAATGGCAACCGTACTGGATGGGACTAAATTGTGTGTCGCTTAACTCTCGTATCGGGTGACTTTTGGCGGGACTGTTTTGCATTTAACTACGTCTTCTTTGATCGCCTACCTGTTAGACTCATTGTACCGCGCGTCATGACAATATTGTGAAAATCGCATACAAACTTCaaacacgttggtccggtatcTAGTCTTGTCCGATTTGGCTAAactttggagcagacactcctggtggtacttggaatcgactcagggataGCCCAGggtcattttttcttgtcactccaATGGACAcgtatgcgtatacgtttctcACAAACTGTAACATTTCGTAATGATCCGGCAACATTTCTAAAAGATTTCAAATGGTTCTGAAAGATTCTGCAACAATCAAATATGCGAAATATCAGATATTTGCGCAAAGCGTGTTTTTCGAGAGCAAGGTAATGGATATAATGGAGAGCATGGTAACTTTTTTATACTTTGGCCAAACATCAGCTTTCTACTTCAACCGAACCGTGGGGCATTGAAAATAAGTCCGGAGGAATGGatctaaattttaaaatctctccGACTCTGGTCTAACTTGATGAAATAAATTTCTTTTTGGCTTTTCTGAAATGGTTTTGAGAGTGATTGAAAATAGTGTATATCTTGTTGATTTGTAGATTGAAATGTAATCTTATTTAACCTAAAAAATAGCAATTTCGAAAGCGTTATTCCTCTCTGCGACAACATTATTACAGAAGTCTGTTCCACCACGTTTAGTTATTCGATCAGCTTACATTCGCAAAATAATGGATAATTAAAAAACAATTCGTTATATTCACTTCACAAATAGGCTCAACTATAGTAGAAGGCGACATCGTATCTTCAATGACGCGAATTTTCATAGATACTTTTAAATATTGAACATGTAAATATGTGCTTGAGTCCAAGCTACTGTTTGAATGAAGGAATTAATGACGTGACGTAATTGATGAGGTATCCTAACCTATGAGGTTAAAgcctttaaataaataaataaataaataataaaaaaataaataaatatataaataaataaataaataaataaataaataaataaataaataaataaataaataaataaataaataaataaataaataaataaataaataaataaataaataaacttgcGTTCTTTTACTCATTTTGTAGCCTTCCGTGAAGGttatatcacagactaacagacataaaacTACGGGGAAATTCTTCCAAAACTATCGTTCCGCACATTTTGAAAGTGGGGTATACCTCTTGCTCGGGACcgatttttcactagtggtctaacCCCCGGATGTTCATGTGTCGGTGGCGCATATGAATTAACCTTTTGTAAATGTCCTTCCCAAGAATTGTGAAAGTATTGTCCAATTGAATTGCATCTTTCACAAAATGGGAATAGTATTTCTTCTAATATTCGCAACATTCAATAATCTTTGATGTTACAAAGTGTTAAACTGTATTTCCAGTTTTTAAAGATGTCCCTAATTTCCTTCGGTTGTCTCAATAAAATCCCAGTGATATCTTTTATATATCGGTCGTTATTCCTAATTTTAATTCAGCCTGGAATTAACTCCCGTGGTGTTagcttaaaaatattttttaactgTAATCCACTTTTTTCAAGAACACTTTTTTGTAAAATTGTTCTCCCTAgttttaatataaaaatataatggCGAAGTCTTTTGTCTGTTACTCTGTGGTTATATAAGGAATGCGGTGTATAACATAGGGTTGATATTTTTATAGCCCGAAAATAGCTAACTGTTCGTATggttaaaactttttttaacCTTGATAAGTTATGTCGAATATCGCGCTCTTCTTAAAAACGACAAATGTTCCCACTGACTCCCAACATCGCTCGTTTAGACGAATCCCCAGAAAAGAAAACGCTCTCAAAACGTTTCACACGACTGCGCAGACTAATTGCGACTCGCGATTTATAGCAATTTATTTGCCCCGCAGCCATTAACATTAAGTCAAATGATGATCACGGGTGCTGATTGTCCTTGCTGCATTGCAGTCAGTGTCCAGGTTTGGCAGGTACAATTTAGGATCTACATCCTGTTGGCTAAGTTGGGTCCAGGAAGGGTACATTCTGACGTCATTATCGGGCATTCTGATTTATAAGCACCGCCATAGATTATCTCACGTCCAGAGCTGACCGCAGTCGGACGCTGCCTGTACTTTTAGAGATTTTTCATTGCCCCCTTTTTCGCCGCAGCACACTGATGTGATGGTAAATTTGTGTTATTAATGTGCTAAATGTGTAAAGGGATTAAATGGCTACGACGACTTGCGACCGCGTTTCCTCTCGCCTAAGCTATACAAACAGGTAGCAAAGTGTGCTTCGAAGAATGTCCCGGAATTTGACCGTATTTTGAAACGTGAGACTCGAGATGTGTGTTTGTGTATCGTCGTTTTGGAAGCAAGATCTTCTAAGGTGGAAGATAAAGCATTCAAAACCAGAAGGCCGGTAATTTAATATCGCAGCTCGAGGTGGTTCATTCCGTAAGTGTACGATAATCAAATGTCGGTTGATGTTTGGATTAGGCCAGGATACGGGTTGTAATCGAGGCAGACGCTGTTCTTTGCAATACATAATTAGTAGGCTTTCATAGAGGACCTTCAAGTGCTAGCGTTTCTATAGGACCCTGAATAATATTATAACCAGATTACTTTCTATATTAATTAACATATTTGTTCAAAGGTATCGCATCGTGCGCAAGTGGCCCCTGGGCCAAACTAAGTGAGCCTAAAGACGACAAGTTGCCGCATTTTAATAGTATCAACATTCTATTTCCCGATTCCAGAAGAACATAAAATACAAATTATCATCTCTcgcaatttattgtcagaaaacgGTTGAATAGTTAGGAACAAATTTCAGTACATTCTTTCATTTTTTCGACACCTCTCGACATCGCAATGTCGCTGCTTCAATCGCTCCACTGACAATGGAACGAAAAGCTGAAACAATAGATTCAGTGTTATTCAAAGGCAACCAACTTCTCCAGAACACAACAAACCATGCTTCTCCAAATACGACAACCCCTCGATCGTCGAACCGGCCGGACTGGCAACATCATCTTTCAGCTGTCCCGGATGAGCACCCGTTTCGCGTACCATTCGACCGGCACCCATTACCGTTTGGGCGGCCAGTTTGTACGCCAAATCACGCGACAGACCCATTTTGACGGCTCCGTCAGCCATGGCTTCAATCATGACGAACACATAGCCCGGCCCGCTGCCTGAAAGAGCTGTAATAGGATCAATCAGTGCCTCAGTGACTTCATCACAGGTTCCGACCGCTTCGAACAGAACCTGCGTCAGCGAACAGTCATCCTCGGTGGCGGTTTTCCCGCGAACATAAACCGACGCACCAGACCGAACCGCCGTGCAGGTATTGGGCATCACACGAATCACGCGAGCGGTCGGGAGTAGCATCTGTTAAAAAATGGCCAGAATCAAAACTAAAATCATCCATCGATCGCTTAGTAGAGTCACTTACTTCTTCTATTTCCGCCAAACTTACTCCCATCGCAATGGAAATGAACAGCTTTTCCTTACTCGCCATGTTTACCTGCTTCAGTACCGTCGGAACCACCCACGGTTTGACGCTAATGAAAATCACTTCCGATTTCTTGACAACCGGCACATTGTCCAAGTACGTCTGGGCCCCTAATGCTTTGAATGCTTCCGCATTGACAGTATCGTTGGGGCTGAAACTGGCTGCGATGTTTTTTGCGTCCACTAGtcctaaaaataaacacttCTATATTGGAATTGTCACATGACGATGAAAAGAACAACTCGAAATACCAGCTGATATGAATCCCTGTGCCATCGATTGGGCGGTTTTACCACCACCAATAAAGCCCAGTTTCAGCATATTTCCACAAATTTTTTGCATGGCGACTTCTAGTTTCTGTCGAATGACACAATCCACTTCGATGTTGTTCAATCATCAGCCGGAATCACCGTGCACTTTGATGTTGTCTATTCTCTTTCAACTGACAGTCGTCGTTTGGTATTATGCATCTCGTGCAGGATAGGGTGAACTGAACACTATAGCTGGCACTGTGTGGGTGTAATCGGCGATATCGATCGAAATTAGATGAGATGCGTTTTCTGCTCGTAAGCTAACAGGACTGTCAAATATTTGCGATTCTCTCTCTCGTGAGTTCTATTATTAAACCATTACGCATTCTGTCCCGCATCGGCTACCATGCGTTTCCAGTAGTTTGAATACAGTGCGTGCAATGGAAACGCATGGTGGATTGTTCATATGATTTTGTGCTCTAGTGTTGACGTAGCAAAAAGTGTTCAGATCGTGAAGGCATAGCACAGTGTACGTGTATATTAACCGTCACTGGTAGTGGTACTATTTTCGACAAGATTGTTGTTTCTTGTAAAGTACAAGATCTACTCTTGGGCTGTATCCCAACATGATatatttgtaatattttttttaagagGGCATGGGAAACAAGATAAagtcttcagaaatattgagAGCTTGTTTTTTCGAACATCTTTACTacaaaccaaatacaaatacagactaaaactttctaaaatttttggctgataataataatttttttgcatattttgaaactatgctcaagaaaagatttactcgaatttgatttgattcgtctgctagagcccaccaaatggattttcatatgaggctgacaaaatcgggggctgataaaatcaggtcttcgcTGTACTATAAAGCTCAATGAATTTCTTTATCTAAGTCATGAATGATTTGAACATAGCttaaaatctttgaaaatactcgagataaGGAAAAAATATGTGTTAATGAGATTTGTGTATTTTGACGAATGGAACAACTTCATCGAACATATCACGCTCAAAAGAATGATATGTGAAtagatattaaaaaaatgttgtacGGTTCATCTAAATATCACGAACTGtaatttttaaagtattcaCAGAAGCGGTTTAGTATATTCAGTTGAAAGTTCGCGAAAGCAATCTACGCTTTGTTAAATTCGAAATTTCGAAAGTTAGAAAACTCAAGCATTCGAAATTAGGAGAATTCGAAAATCAGAAGATTCAAGAAATCGAAAATTTACAAAttcgaatattaaaaaaatcgaagagTTGAAAGTTCGAAAAATCAAGAATTCGAATatacaaaaatacgaaatcaagaaatttcgaaaattcgaaatttcgagaatttgaaaattttgaatattcgGAAACTCAAAAGTTTGAAAACCTAAGACTTCGTAAATTcatgaatttgaaaatttgtaaattcgtaaattctaTATTCGAGAATATAGCAATCTACGCTTTTTTAAATtccaaatttcgaaaattagaAAACTCGAGCGTTCGAAATTAGGAGAATTCGAAAATCAGAAGATTCAAGAAATCGAGGATTTACATATTCGaatattaaaaaattcgaaGAGTTGAAAGTTCGAATATTCAAGTATtcgaatataaaaaaattcgaaatttcgagaatttgaaaattttgaatgttCGGAAACTCAAAAGTTTGAAAACCTAGGAATTCGGAAATTcatgaatttgaaaatttgtgaaTTCGCAAATTCTATATGTGAGAATTCGAAATTTagagaatttgaaaattcaagaattcgaaaattaacaaactatcattttcaaaatttaaaagttCGAGAATTCGAAGCTTGGAAAGCTTGAAATTTCAAGAATtagaatattcaaatattcaaaaatttcaaaattttaagtttcataaaattttaaaattcgagaattcggaaaatcgaaaattcgaaTTTTCTAAAATTCGCAATCCGAAAATGGaaaaattctaatattctaaaattatattattctaaaattcgaaaattcaaagatAAAGGAATTCGAAAATTCGCAGGCTGGAAATTTTTTAATTATGAAATTTGAATATTGAGAAATTCGTAAATTCAAAAGTTCGAGCATTCTGAAAATCGAAAATGATTCGGAAATTTTAAACCTCcataattcgaaaatttgaggaCTCGATGATTTTCGGTTCTTGGTTTTTGCTTTTCGATTTtccgatttttcgatttttcgattttctgattttccgatttttcgattttaccATTTTCCGATTTTCGATTTTACCATTTTccgattttctgattttccgatttttcgattttaccattttccgattttcgattttcgattctcgattctcgattctcgattttcgattttcgattttcgattttcgattttcgattttcgattttcgattttcgattttcgattttcgattttcgattttcgattttcgattttcgattttcgattttcgattttcgattttcgattttcgattttcgattttcgattttcgattttcgattttcgattttcgatttttgattttcgattttcgattttcgattttcgattttcgattttcgattttcgattttcgattttcgattttcgattttcgattttcgattttcgattttcgattttcgattttcgattttcgattttcgattttcgattttcgattttcgattttcgattttcgattttcgattttcgattttcgattttcgattttcgattttcgattttcgattttcgattttcgattttcgattttcgattttcgattttcgattttcgattttcgattttcgattttcgattttcgattttcgattttcgattttcgattttcgattttcgattttcgattttcgattttcgattttcgattttcgattttcgattttcgattttcgattttcgattttcgattttcgattttcgattttcgattttcgattttcgattttcgattttcgattttcgattttcgattttcgattttcgattttcgattttcgattttcgattttcgattttcgattttcgattttcgattttcgattttcgattttcgattttcgattttcgattttcgattttcgattttcgattttcgattttcgattttcgattttcgattttcgattttcgattttcgattttcgattttcgattttcgattttcgattttcgattttcgattttcgattttcgattttcgattttcgattttcgattttcgattttcgattttcgattttcgattttcgattttcgattttcgattttcgattttcgattttcgattttcgattttcgattttcgattttcgattttcgattttcgattttcgatttcgattttcgattttcgattttcgattttcgattttcgattttcgattttcgattttcgattttcgattttcgattttcgattttcgattttcgattttcgattttcgattttcgattttcgattttcgattttctattttcgattttcgattttcgattttcgattttcgattttcgattttcgattttcgattttcgattttcgattttcgattttcgattttcgattttcgattttcgattttcgattttcgattttcgattttcgattttcgattttcgattttcgattttcgattttcgattttcgattttcgattttcgattttcgattttcgattttcgattttcgattttcgattttcgattttcgattttcgattttcgattttcgattttcgattttcgattttcgattttcgattttcgattttcgattttcgattttcgattttcgattttcgattttcgattttcgattttcgattttcgattttcgattttcgattttcgattttcgattttcgattttcgattttcgattttcgattttcgattttcgattttcgattttcgattttcgattttcgattttcgattttcgattttcgattttcgattttcgattttcgattttcgattttcgattttcgattttcgattttcgattttcgattttcgattttcgattttcgattttcgattttcgattttcgattttcgattttcgattttcgattttcgattttcgattttcgattttcgattttcgattttcgattttcgattttcgattttcgattttcgattttcgattttcgattttcgattttcgattttcgattttcgattttcgattttcgattttcgattttcgattttcgattttcgattttcgattttcgattttcgattttcgattttcgattttcgattttcgattttcgattttcgattttcgattttcgattttcgattttcgatttttgattttccgATTTTCCGATTTACCGATtttccaatttcaaaaaattcaaaaatttcagtatccaaaaattttaaaattcgagtttccaaaatttgaaaattcgacgattccaaaactcaaaaattcgTCAATTCTAAAATTTGAGAGTTCTGAAACTAGAACATCCAAAaactttattttgaaaattcgaaattcgttAATCCAAAATTCCGAAATCTTGTAAATTGAAAAACTTGAGTaaatcgaaaattcgaaaattcagattcaaacattcgaatattaaacagtttcaaaatttaaaaaaaatatccggAATTCCTTAagatcaaaaattcaagaaattcgaAAATACCGAAATTCGGAAATTCGTGgatccaaaaattaaaaaaaatcaggaatacgagaaatgaaaaattgaaatatttaagcATTGAAAATTCGTCTAttcgaaaattctaaaattcacaaatttcaaaattctaaaaGTTAAATCTTCAGAAATTCGAAAACTCAAAAGTTCGAACATGCAGAAattcaaatatttgaaatttcaaaagttttaaatttcgaaaatttgaagagcgaaaatttaaaaattcgggaggtcaaaaatttggaaattcaaAAATTAGATAAATCGAAAATTCGAAGACTCGTAAGATCAAAAATTTTAACGTTCACAAATTCAACAATTTGGATTCGAGAATTCTAAGCTAGAAAATTCGAATATTATGATTTTTGAATTATACTAATACTAATCAAATACTGATTAaatcactaattaaaaatgaaattccataattcaaaaaatcgaaatttcatgAAGCAGATATTTCGAAAATaggaatattcaaaaattcgaaaatccaagaatttgaaaattcaacgaTTTGAAATCCAAAGATTTGACAAACTTAAAAATTCGAAAGATTGAAAATTAAGAGATTCGGAAATTCGCAAATTCAAGAAtgcaaaaacttacaaaacgaGAAATTCGAAACTCAGATTCAAtagattattgttcaatttaaAAGTTCCAAAATACGAAAATTCGTAATTTCGAAATTCCGGTGGTCCGAGAATTTGGAAACTCGAAAGttcaaacattaaaaaaattgaatattcgaaAATAAAGAGAATCTAATAGTCAAAAATTCGATGAtccgaaaattgaaaaattaaaaaacacgcacatccaaaaaaaatattaaataaagatTCGTGTATTCGGAGGttccaaaatttcaaaattttaagaatTCCAAATTTGAGTATTTAGAAACTCGAAAACTCTAAAGTTGAacattcaaaatttcgaaaatcgcAATATTCAGAAATTTAAGAATATTAAAATTTGAGATTTTGAAATCTCGGAAAGTCGAAATCCAAAAATTCAGCATTTCAATAATTCAAGAATTCGAAagtttgaaaattcagaaactcGAAAATgtggaaatttgaaaattcgaaggttataaatttttctatttttgaaagttcgatcccaagtaacaattgaagttttatagcacgctacaagtgcaatctatatTTTATGAGTGTCTATAGAACTACCATTAAACCACAATTGCAACTAGGGATGATActcaaatttgaaaatacaaagATAGAAAATCTCAAAGATTCGAAAATTCATAAATTGTGGATTTCAAATAGATcgtaatttaacaattttgaaaacTCAAACATTCTGAAATTCGAATATCTGAATattccaaatttaaaaaaattgagggTTCGTaaataactaaaattttgaaatgttaaGATTCTAAAGTTTGAGAACTTGAAAggtcgaaaattcaaaaatcgaaaattcgtGAATTTGCCGATacgaaaataaagaaatttttaaatttttaaactcgATGATTCAAGaatccaaaatttaaaaacttgtgAATCCAGAAatctgaaaattcaaaaattctggaacttgtaaaaatcggaagttcaaaatttcataaatcTAAGAATTCAGAAGTCCTA carries:
- the LOC131689886 gene encoding pyrroline-5-carboxylate reductase 3-like, whose protein sequence is MQKICGNMLKLGFIGGGKTAQSMAQGFISAGLVDAKNIAASFSPNDTVNAEAFKALGAQTYLDNVPVVKKSEVIFISVKPWVVPTVLKQVNMASKEKLFISIAMGVSLAEIEEMLLPTARVIRVMPNTCTAVRSGASVYVRGKTATEDDCSLTQVLFEAVGTCDEVTEALIDPITALSGSGPGYVFVMIEAMADGAVKMGLSRDLAYKLAAQTVMGAGRMVRETGAHPGQLKDDVASPAGSTIEGLSYLEKHAFRSIVSGAIEAATLRCREVSKK